In the Topomyia yanbarensis strain Yona2022 chromosome 3, ASM3024719v1, whole genome shotgun sequence genome, one interval contains:
- the LOC131687265 gene encoding uncharacterized protein DDB_G0283697-like: MSEKPVHKLSESDDFTDNSADNTNDAAREDTSQQSGLATVESEYDTASDSPSDGEEYDDQEDESDSGEEEELAGSDAEDGDEEEEGDEGSDDDVIEVLDYERQSGDGQEQEADSKRKVDDDEDRSNPQYIPKKGTFYEHDDRTVEDEDDDKDADDENTKNDDAPGVNGDRKGVDKNAASKTMKKWQASTDRWTHDRFDECEQAPKSRAELVSAYGYDIRSEDGPPRARRRRRYARGPNKYTRNWEDEDAYSKSNSNPEHNRLRKVPRPEDFPELGTNNGKIRSGQNARRLSKQGRAASINDRLDDRSGGRQRPERRISERNRTSNSSRNIADRDRGIDRDRYDQRLDRVDRMDRERDRDRNWDRDRDYDQQDGNYRDARTDGSRYSSDRVSNSYNNKENKINIRTSKEKDRRGPDYKVITSLQFKNQSRNKNADPGMAIAGAGGGGGGANQVAHSNSLGALSGSSNSNKMNNAMERVQTVSDRMLDQRALHHNYQNQPPQLIPQQQMPPPQLQQIQQPQSQPPPQQIPHHQQTSYVSDDHYDSYSDSKMPKDAKFPYNPPANATIQSVEIGQTDIAKYPPPAAQRTNKERQQVLPTTAGVSLSTRSQISPRQIVSTQASQLTTISTTQQQQLAHQQQQMQQQTQQQQYQQLQQQQAQYQQQLHTLTNQPAAPTVSQSPQTQVPPPQLPQQQAPSQLPQPVTAQMHNVHLGGALASATVSQQQLMAGDSSSRSAKRYSSLRQRSALDNPNVVVVQSPMHEQQQQQLLQQQQQQQLLLQQELQHQQQQKLSAQAPKQSYQLNQTPQQPTLPLTLQNEYLVQTASQSNASNKPQSVSQAPVQYQHSAGYYTATTPTANEFVTGSPSQQVQQQP, from the exons AACACCAATGATGCAGCCCGGGAGGACACATCGCAGCAGAGCGGGTTGGCCACGGTAGAGTCGGAATATGACACCGCGTCAGATTCGCCATCGGACGGGGAAGAGTACGATGATCAGGAAGATGAGAGCGATAGTGGTGAGGAAGAAGAGCTAGCGGGAAGTGATGCAGAAGACGGTGATGAAGAGGAAGAGGGGGATGAGGGTTCTGATGATGATGTGATTGAAGTGTTGGACTATGAGCGCCAGAGTGGCGATGGTCAGGAACAGGAAGCGGATAGCAAACGAAAGGTAGATGACGATGAAGACCGCAGTAATCCGCAGTACATACCGAAGAAGGGAACATTCTACGAGCATGACGATCGTACGGTGGAAGACGAGGATGATGATAAAGACGCGGATGATGAAAATACTAAAAACGATGACGCTCCGGGAGTGAATGGTGACAGAAAGGGGGTCGATAAAAATGCTGCGTCGAAGACGATGAAAAAGTGGCAAGCTTCAACAGATCGGTGGACGCATGATCGGTTCGATGAGTGTGAGCAAGCCCCAAAGTCCAGGGCAGAACTAGTTTCTGCTTACGGCTATGATATTCGTAGCGAAGATGGTCCACCACGTGCTCGAAGGCGAAGACGTTATGC TCGAGGTCCCAATAAGTACACAAGAAACTGGGAGGATGAGGACGCCTATTCCAAATCGAACAGTAACCCGGAACATAACCGACTGCGAAAGGTTCCACGACCGGAAGACTTTCCAGAGCTGGGGACGAACAATGGTAAAATCCGAAGTGGTCAAAACGCGCGTCGTCTTAGTAAACAGGGTCGAGCTGCCTCGATCAATGATAGGTTGGATGATCGTAGTGGTGGACGACAACGCCCTGAACGCAGAATCAGCGAACGGAATCGAACTAGCAATAGCAGCCGAAATATAGCTGATCGAGATCGTGGTATAGACAGAGATCGATATGACCAGCGTCTAGATAGAGTTGACCGGATGGACAGGGAACGTGATCGAGATCGTAATTGGGATCGCGATCGGGATTATGACCAGCAAGATGGTAACTACCGAGATGCTCGAACCGACGGAAGTCGGTACAGTTCTGACAGAGTTAGCAACAGCTACAACAATAaggaaaacaaaataaacattCGCACTAGTAAGGAGAAGGATCGACGGGGTCCGGATTATAAGGTCATTACTTCACttcaatttaaaaatcagaGCAGAAATAAAAATGCGGATCCTGGAATGGCGATTGCTGGTGCAGGTGGAGGTGGTGGTGGTGCTAATCAGGTTGCTCATAGCAACAGTCTAGGAGCACTTTCAGGCAGCAGTAATagcaacaaaatgaataatgcCATGGAGCGCGTCCAAACTGTTTCCGATCGTATGCTGGACCAAAGAGCATTGCATCACAATTACCAAAATCAACCACCTCAGTTGATTCCACAGCAGCAAATGCCACCACCACAACTACAGCAAATTCAGCAACCTCAGTCGCAGCCACCACCGCAACAAATACCACATCATCAACAGACATCTTATGTCAGTGATGATCATTATGATTCCTATAGTGATTCGAAAATGCCGAAAGATGCAAAGTTTCCATATAATCCGCCGGCCAATGCCACTATACAATCGGTAGAAATTGGTCAAACAGACATTGCGAAATACCCCCCTCCTGCTGCTCAGAGAACCAATAAAGAACGACAGCAAGTGCTTCCTACAACGGCTGGTGTATCATTGAGCACCCGATCCCAAATTTCACCTCGACAAATAGTTTCCACCCAGGCTAGTCAGTTAACAACGATTTCAACGACCCAGCAGCAGCAACTGGCACATCAACAACAGCAAATGCAGCAACAAACTCAGCAACAACAGTATCAACAACTTCAACAGCAGCAGGCACAATATCAGCAACAATTGCATACGTTGACCAATCAACCTGCAGCACCGACGGTATCGCAATCTCCACAGACTCAAGTTCCCCCTCCACAACTACCGCAACAGCAGGCGCCTTCCCAATTACCGCAACCCGTAACGGCTCAAATGCATAACGTACATCTTGGTGGCGCATTAGCAAGTGCAACCGTCAGTCAACAGCAGTTAATGGCCGGTGATAGCAGTTCTCGATCAGCGAAACGATATTCAAGTCTCCGTCAGCGGTCCGCACTGGATAACCCAAATGTTGTGGTAGTGCAGTCCCCCATGCAcgaacagcagcaacaacagctactacaacaacagcaacagcagcagctccTTCTCCAGCAAGAATTGCAACATCAACAGCAGCAGAAGCTAAGTGCGCAAGCACCTAAACAGAGTTATCAACTAAATCAAACGCCGCAGCAACCAACGTTACCCCTGACTCTACAAAATGAATACTTGGTTCAAACGGCAAGTCAATCGAATGCCTCAAACAAACCGCAATCTGTGAGCCAAGCTCCCGTTCAATACCAACATTCAGCAGGGTACTACACAGCAACTACTCCAACCGCGAATGAATTTGTTACTGGCAGCCCATCTCAACAAGTCCAACAGCAACCA
- the LOC131687266 gene encoding actin-related protein 5-like, translating into MSLFDIEDVKVKPDIVCVYPDPEVASHVAIVIDNGSYQCRAGWASKDAPSLTFKNVLAKPRKDRSKKDAELAVPTVQIGNDITNIEAVRFQLRTQFDRNVVTHFHVQEQIFDYLFSKLGINSEGSVPHPVLLTECLANPNYSRGLMAELMFECYGIPGLAYGVDSLFSFSFNSIMQDGLIISCGYHTTHVIPVLNGRMVQDKVRRINLVHVNAITLSRAETMIHNYCSLAYDYIESLKDWALLDYYDRNVIKIQLPFNQSASAPTLTAEQRIEKRKELSRRLAEINLRKREEKLAQDKVLLVRLSAAEENLDDENISFTLQEFGLKNIDELKKTIVTLRDRIAKITQKMNAPQISQEEEKPRLLQPPVNTTIQQWVIETRKKRDDILDRKQTRKQRRQDLAKRRTAAAQERMRIISHLAKKEKGVDDFGMRDEDWDVYKSISRDGDSDSEAENEKLIEYEEILKQHDSSYIEPTTATGNIAEFHQLHLGVEGIRVPEILFQPSMVGIQEAGLAGTIDYVLKLFPQETLPRLVNNILLTGGCANIRGLKERLSRELMQMLSFRSTFNLKLASNPVLDGWRGANRFAMSDNFDQSLITKQTYDECGGEYLHEHLASNFYYQTPASCGLNDTFT; encoded by the exons ATGAGTCTTTTCGATATAGAGGATGTAAAGGTGAAACCGGACATTGTATGCGTCTACCCGGACCCAGAAGTCGCATCACATGTAGCAATAGTAATCGATAATGGGTCCTATCAGTGTCGTGCCGGTTGGGCCTCCAAAGACGCACCTTCGTTGacttttaaaaatgtattggcTAAACCACGGAAGGATCGCAGCAAAAAGGATGCCGAACTCGCCGTTCCAACCGTCCAGATCGGAAATGACATCACTAACATCGAGGCGGTGCGGTTTCAGCTACGAACCCAATTTGACCGTAATGTGGTTACCCATTTTCACGTACAGGAGCAGATTTTCGATTACCTGTTCAGTAAATTAGGCATCAATTCAGAAGGAAGCGTACCACACCCCGTGTTATTGACTGAATGTCTTGCTAACCCCAACTATAGCCGGGGGCTGATGGCTGAACTGATGTTTGAGTGTTATGGTATTCCGGGACTAGCGTACGGGGTGGATAGTTTATTCAGTTTCAGCTTTAACAGTATTATGCAGGATGGTCTCATAATTTCCTGTGGGTATCATACTACACACGTTATACCAGTTCTGAATGGACGTATGGTACAGGACAAGGTACGTCGAATAAATTTAG TACACGTGAATGCAATTACTTTGAGTCGAGCTGAAACAATGATTCACAATTACTGCTCGCTTGCCTACGACTATATAGAATCCTTGAAGGACTGGGCGTTATTGGACTACTACGATCGAAATGTAATCAAGATACAGCTTCCATTCAATCAATCAGCTTCCGCACCCACATTAACAGCTGAACaaagaattgaaaaaagaaAAGAGCTTTCGCGAAGATTGGCTGAGATTAATTTACGAAAGCGGGAAGAGAAGCTAGCCCAGGATAAGGTTCTTCTAGTTAGACTGAGTGCAGCGGAGGAAAACTTAGATGACGAAAATATTTCCTTCACCTTGCAAGAGTTTGGACTAAAAAATATCGATGAACTAAAAAAGACCATTGTCACACTGAGAGATCGCATTGctaaaataacacaaaaaatgAATGCTCCACAAATCTCCCAGGAGGAAGAGAAACCACGTCTATTGCAACCACCGGTCAATACGACCATACAGCAATGGGTCATCGAAACCCGTAAGAAGCGGGATGATATTTTGGATCGCAAACAGACTCGCAAGCAACGCAGGCAAGATCTTGCGAAACGACGGACCGCAGCGGCTCAGGAGCGAATGCGAATAATTTCTCATCTGGCCAAGAAAGAGAAGGGTGTAGATGACTTTGGAATGCGCGATGAAGATTGGGACGTATACAAGTCGATAAGCCGCGACGGGGATAGCGATAGTGAAGCAGAGAACGAGAAACTTATTGAATACGAAGAAATTCTCAAACAACACGACAGTAGCTATATTGAGCCCACGACTGCGACCGGCAATATTGCAGAGTTTCATCAGTTGCACCTCGGAGTTGAAGGTATTCGAGTGCCGGAAATTCTGTTCCAGCCAAGCATGGTTGGAATACAGGAAGCAGGTCTCGCCGGAACTATCGATTATGTGTTAAAACTATTCCCCCAAGAAACTTTGCCCAGGCTGGTTAATAATATCCTACTAACCGGAGGGTGTGCCAATATCAGGGGACTCAAAGAACGGCTGTCAAGAGAACTTATGCAAATGTTGTCATTTCGGTCGACGTTCAATCTGAAGCTTGCGTCGAATCCAGTTTTGGACGGTTGGAGAGGTGCGAATCGTTTCGCTATGAGTGATAACTTCGACCAGTCGTTGATCACCAAGCAGACATATGACGAGTGCGGTGGGGAGTACTTACATGAGCATTTGGCGAGTAATTTTTACTATCAAACACCAGCAAGCTGCGGGTTAAATGATACTTTTAcatga